DNA from Desulfovibrio sp. Huiquan2017:
TCCCAGGAAGTGCGCGGCCGCGAAATGTTCTACGCGGTCTGTATGGCCATCCCCAAGGCCCTGTTCGGACTGGAATCGACCATGTACCTCCTTGAGGACGAGGAGACCTTCGCCCTGGCGGCCTGCTCCTCGGGCAAATGCGACAGGGACTCCACCCGGCCGTGGAACGAATTCATGAACGACCGGCTGACCATCCAGGGCGAAAGCATGTACCTGCCCATCCGGGGCAACCCGGAATACAACGACATGCTCGCCTTCGAGCCGCCCCACAACCTCCTGGGCAGCTTCGTCATGCGCCCTTGCTCCGGACTGCCCGGCCACGCCCGCCTCTTCCTCGAAAAATACGTCAACCGCGTGGGCTACCAGCTCCACCACCGGATCATCCGCGCCCGCAACCGCGAGCACATCGCCTTCATCAAATCCATGGTTCAGGACATCGGGCACAACGTCATCGTGCCCAACATGTACTTCAAGCTCTATTTCAACCGGCTCAAGCGCAAGATCGAGCAACTTCACCTGACGACCACCGCCATCCTCACCGAACTGAACCGGAACGCGAACCGGGACCTGGTCCGCGAAGGCAACAGGCTGGCCGAAATCGCCGGGGGCATCGAGGGCCAGTACCAGGAGATCTACTCCCACTACGAATCCACCTCCATGTTCCTGGAAACCCTGCTCCGGCGGCGCCACTTCGAGGAAGGCCGCTACGTGCTCGAAAAACGGGACGTGAACCTGCGGACCACAGTCATAGACCCGGTCATCGAGCGTTTCCGACACCGCTTCGAGGAACAGCGCATCCACCTGGCCCTGGCCCCGGAGTGCCCCGAGGACCGAGTCATCCGCCTGGCCCTGGACCGGGGCCTCATCTCCCAGGTCCTGGACAATCTCCTATCCAACGCCTTGAAGTACACGGAAAGGACGTCTGTCCCGGAAGGCGGCAAGGAAAAACACGCCACCTACGGCTGGAAGGTCCTCGACGACTTCTTCGGCCCGGGCAAGTCCGGTATCCGGCTGTGGATCACCTCCTCGGGCGGCCCCCTGGACCTGAACGAGCCCATGGACGTGTTCAAACCCGGCTTCCGCGCGGACAACGTGGCCCACAAGTCCGGCACCGGACGGGGCCTCTACTTCGTCCGACAGGTGGTCGAACTGCATGGTGGTCGGGTCTTCTACGCCCACACCGACCAGGGGAACGAATTTTCCTTTGTCCTCCCGTTCGAACAAGCATAGCGCCGGTCCCGGCGGTGCAGGCCTTGACAAGCGAGGCCGTTGTCCTGTCTATTGGCGATCCTATTTCTCTCTTGCTCCCGGAGCCCGCATGAATTTGGATACCTATCTGGTCTTTCTGGCCGCCACCGTGGTGGTATTGCTCATCCCCGGCCCCACCGTGATGATGGTCGTGGGCAGTTCGCTATCCCAGGGACGGCGCGCCGCCGTGCCCCTGGTCTTGGGCGTGGGACTCGGCAATGCCGTGGCCGCCGGGGCCTCCCTGGCCGGACTGGGCGTACTCCTGGCAACCTCCGCCGAACTGTTCTCGATCTTCAAGTGGGCGGGCGCCGCCTATCTCGTCTACCTGGGCGTCAAAGCCTGGCAGGCAGACCCCAACGCGGGAACCGAGCCGGATTGCGTGCGCCCGGCCAGCCGGCGGACCCATCTGCTCAACGCCTGCCTGGTCACCGCCACCAATCCCAAGGCCATCGTCTTCCTCTGCGCCTTCCTGCCCCAGTTCATCTCCCCGGACCGCCCCCAACTGCCCCAACTGCTCATCCTTGAGATCACCGTCCAGATCCTGACCATGGTCGTGACCCTGTTCTACGCCCTGCTCGCGGTCAAGGCCCGCCACATCGTGGCCGATCCCCGATCCATGAAACGCCTGAACCGGGTCGGCGGCACCGCACTCATCGGCGCGGGGATACTGACGGCGGCGCTGAAAAGGGCCTAGCCAGGCAGCACGCGACAACACCCAGCCCTCTGTTTCGCCCCCCCCAAAAATGGACTTATCTACTTAACTCCCTTTCCGTCGGCGAAAAGCCGCGTGGAGGAAAAAGGATCGCGCCGGAGGCGCAAAATGGGATGCAAGGGCGCGAGTCCTTGCCCGCCGGAGGCGAAATCATCTTGATTTTCGCCGCGAAGCGGCTTTCAACACCTGTTTTTTCCCAGGGAGTTAAGGGGATAGTTCCCCACAAAAAAACGCCCCGGACCGTGCGCACGGTCCGGGGCGTTGATGCTTTGGGAAAAGGGATCAGTCCGCTTCCGACACCGGGTCCGGCGCGGGAGCGCCCGCCCGCCGGGCCAGAAGACGACGGTAATAGGACAGACACAGGCAGGTCATGGGCAGGGCTATGAGCAGGCCAAGAAAACCGAGCAACTTGCCCCAGATCGACAGGGACAGCAGAATGAGCCACGGGGACAGCCCCAGGCTCTCGCCCTGGATCTTCGGCACCAGAACCGCGTCCTGGATGACCTGGACCACGCCCATGACCAGCACGGCCAGGCCGATGCCCATCCACACGGACTCACCCGCCTCCAGCGAACTCAACCCGGCCAAGAACAGGACCGGCACCGCCCCGGCCACGCCCAGGTAGGGCGCGATGTTCAAAATGCCGATGAGCAGCCCCATGACCAGCCCCAACGGCAGGCCGATGAGCACGAAGCCGATGGCCATGAGCACGCCGACGATGAGGCAGACGATGATCTGTCCCCGAAAATACAGCCCCATGGTCTTTTCGAACTCGTCCAGAAATCCGGTCACGCTCTCACGGTACGGCGCGGGCAGGTAATCCTGCCACCCGGCCTTGATGCGCCCGAAATCGGCCAGCAGAAAAATGACGTAGAGCAGGATGACGAACACCCCGAACAACCCGGCCGCCGCATTGATCGCGCCCACGGCCACGCCCCGGATGCCGGGGACCACATTCCCGAGCACCGCCTTCGCCGCGTTCAGCGCACCCTGGGCCGTGAACAGGTCCCGAACCTCGGACGACTGCGCGGTCTCGCGCACCCAGGCCCAGATATCCGGCGGCAGATGCGCCGCAACCTTGTCCGCGAACTCCGTATTGGAGACCAGCCTGGAAAGGACCTGGCCCATGTGCGCAAACTCGTTGACCATCATGGGCACCAGCAGCAGCAGGACCCCGGCCGTCGCCGCCAGCAGCAGCAATATGGTCAGCAGGACCGCCACGCCGCGGCTGCCCACCCGCTTCTCGATGAAGCAGGTCATCGGATTGAGCAGATAGGCCACCAGCAGAGCCGCCACGAACGGCACCAGCACGCCCGACAGATAGCCCAGCAGCCAGATCGCGCCGATGAAAATCCCGGCTCCCAAAACCATCCGCACCACGGAATCCAACGTGTACGGCTTGCCGCTCTCGAACATGGCCCCTCCTGCAACATCTGTAAGGATTCGAATCTCATCGTCTACCTACCAGTCCGCCCCGTTTTAGACAACGCCCTCTTGCGTGACGAAGAGGAAATGTCTCCGGCGGCTCAAGAACCATTTGAAAAAGGTCCGTGAGAATCCCCAAAACGTTTGTGCCGCTTCGCGGGCCGCCGCCTCCCCCGAGCCCCTCTGCGAGGTTGAGACATCGCCCGAGGTTTACGGACAGAAGGATATATGCGAGAAGGGCCGCACAAAGTTCGCACGGGAGTGGGGTTCATGGAAAAGATCATATTGGTGCACGTGACGGGCGGCGACCGGCCCGGATTGACGGCGGAATTGTCCGGTGTGCTGGCGGGATACGACGTGGACGTGCTCGACATCGGGCAAGTGGTCATCCACAACTTTCTGACGCTCGGCATCCTCATCCGGCTGCCCGCCAATTCCCAACCGGTGCTCAAGGACCTGCTCTTCAAGGCCCACGAACTCGGCGTGACCATGCGCCTGCATCCCCTGGACGAAGGGCAGTACGCCTCCTGGGTGGGCGAGGCGCACCGGCCGCGCTACATCATCACCCTGCTGGCCCGCTCGGTCTCGTCCGCGCAGATCGCGGCCATCACCAAGGTGGTTTCCGAGGCCGGGCTGAACATCGACACCATCTACCGGCTGTCCGGTCGCGTGCCGCTCGACTGCAACGACTACGAATGTTCGCGCGGCTGCGTGGAGTTCACCGTGCGCGGCACCCCCAACGACGTGGCCGGACTGCGTGCCAAGTTCCTGGAGATATCCTCGGAGCTGATGGTGGACATCGGTTTCCAGGAAGACAACATCTTCCGCCGCAACCGGCGCCTGGTGGCCTTTGACATGGACTCCACCCTGATCCAGGCCGAAGTCATCGACGAACTGGCCAAGGAAGCGGGCGTGGGCGACAAGGTGGCCGCCATCACCGAATCCGCCATGCGCGGCGAGCTCGATTTCAAGCAGTCCCTGCGCAAACGCCTCTCCCTGCTCGAAGGGTTGGACGAATCCGTGCTCAAGCGGGTCGCCGACCGGCTGCCCATGTCCGAAGGCGCGGAGAAACTCATCTCCAACCTCAAGAACGTGGGCTACAAAATCGCCATCCTGTCCGGCGGGTTCACCTATTTCGGCGACATCCTGCGCAAGCGGTACGGCATCGACTACGTCTACGCCAACGAACTCGAAATCAAGGACGGCAAGCTCACCGGAAAGGCTGTGGGAGACATCGTGGACGCCCAGAAAAAGGCCGAGTTGCTCCAGTCCATCGCCAGCCAGGAAGGTATTTCCCTGCAACAGGTCATTGCCGTGGGCGATGGCGCCAACGACCTGCCCATGCTCAACCTCGCGGGCCTGGGCATCGCCTTCCACGCCAAGCCCAAGGTCAAGCAGGGCGCGCGGCAGGCCATCTCCACGCTGGGGCTCGACGCCATCCTCTTCCTCCTCGGCATGCGCGCCCGCGACGTGGTGTAGGCGCCCAGTCGCCCAGACGCAAAAAAACAGCCCGTCGGCGCGATCGCGCCGACGGGCTGTTTTTTTCGGGCAACCGGGCCGGGCCGGTTACTTCTTTTTGTCTTCGGGCTTGGTCTCGCGGATGTAGGCCAGGNGCGATCGCGCCGACGGGCTGTTTTTTTCGGGCAACCGGGCCGGGCCGGTTACTTCTTTTTGTCTTCGGGCTTGGTCTCGCGGATGTAGGCCAGGCCGTCGGTGAGAGAGCGCATGTGGCGCTGCCGAAGCAGTTCGACCTCGCGGGCGTCTTCGGTAGTAGCCGCGACGTATTCCCTGCCATTGTCTTCGATAACCAGTTCAAACATGGTAAACCTCCGTTATGCCCCGTTATTGTCGGAGCCGGTCTTGGCGACCTCAAGTTCCCTGGCGACGGGCTTGACCGCGCCGCCGCCGAAATTCGCGGACACGACCTTGGGCTTGGTCTCAACGGCCGCTCCCATGGTCATGCAGATGGTCCCTTCGACCAAGGCGCCCTTTTCCACAACAAGCACCGGTGTGTCAAGGCTTCCCTTGAGTACGCTGGTCTTTTCGAACACGGCCTTTTCCTTGACGTGCACGTCGCCGAGGATTTCGCCGCAGGAATTGAGCTGCCCCACGCGCACAACACCCACGATGGAGGCCTTGCGGCCGAGGATGAGCACGCCCTCGGTGGTGATCTCGCCTTCGAACCGGCCGTCTATGCGCACCGTGCCGACAAAATCAAGCTTGCCCTTATATTCGGTACCCACGCCCAGAAATGCGTTCAGTTCGGAATTTTCCTTGGTCTTCTTGCTGGAAAAGAGCCCCATATCATCTTCCTCGTTCGTTTCCCGGGCAACCTGAGTCGTCCCGTATTGTGATCCTAACAACAGCGCAGGGTTCCCCTATATACCCAGCCGCCGTCGAACGCCACTTTTTTTCCACAAGGCAACCAACCCGGAAGGCCCGAATTACTCCAAAATACGCCCCATGCTCACCCGGGGTTCCACATGAAAGCCGTTGGCTTCATAGAAGCGGCGGACCGCTTCGTTGGATTCCAGGACCTGAAGATTGACCTTGACGCAGCCGATCCCCTTGAGAGCAGAGAGCGCATGGTCCAGAAGACGGGAGCCCAGGCCGCGCCCGCGCTCGGCCGGAGCCACGGCCAGGGAGTAGATCCACCCCCTGTGCCCATCGTACCCGGCCATGACCGAGCCCAGCACGGAGGCGTCCGCCCCGCCCGCTTCAGCCACCCAGAACAGGTCATCCACTGCGATCTTTCGGTCAATGACATAGGCCGGATCGTTGTAGGCGGCCGGATAGCCGAAAACCTCGCACCACAGGGCCGAGACCCTGTCGCGGTGACGGGCGTCGTCATAGGTTGATATATAGATGTCATTCGTCACATCTCCACTCTGCCCTGACCGAGACATGCTGTCCAGTGCCGCCACCCCCTTGACGCGCCCCGGCGGCTCACCTAGATAGGTGGCATGAAACGCAGTCAGATCAACGCCCTCATCCAAGACGCCAAGACTTTTTTCGATTCCTTCCGATTCGCCCTTCCGCCGTGGGGCTTCTGGTCTCCGGAACAATGGAAAGGCAAGGGCGGCAGCGAAGTGGTCCGCAACCAGCTCGGTTGGGACCTGACCGACTACGGGGCCGGTGATTTCGCCAGCCGGGGGCTGATCCTGTTCACCATCCGCAACGGCAACCTGGCCACAGGCCACCCCAAGAAGTACGCGGAAAAGATCATGATCGTCCGTGAGAATCAGGTCTGCCCCATGCACTTCCACTGGTCCAAGACCGAGGACATCATCAACCGGGGCGGCGGCAACCTGGTCATCGAACTCTATGGTTCCACGCCCGGCGAGGCGCTGGCCAAGGAGCCCCTGGCCGTGTCCGTGGACGGCTTCACGCGCATCGTCCAACCCGGCGGCACAGTGGTCCTGAGTCCCGGCGAATCCATTTTTCTCGAACAGGGCATGTACCACCGCTTCTACGGCGAACCCGGCAAGGGCAAGGTCCTGGTCGGCGAAGTCTCGTCCGTGAACGACGACAACACCGACAACCGCTTTCTCGATCCCCAGGCCCGGTTCCCCGAGATCGAGGAGGACGAGGCCCCGCTTCATCTCCTGTGCACGGACTATCCCGATTACGTGTAGGGATCGTTCCCGACGCGAGAAAAAGCCGCCGCTCAGGCGGCTTTTTTCATGCTTCCCCATCGAATGGACAATGGTCGCGCGGCAAACAAACCGCGCCGAAGAACCAGGCCGGATCGCCGGACGACGGCACGGTTTCGCCCTTTCCCAGGCAACAGTCACGCGAATGGATGTTCGCGTGACTGTTGAGGTTTTCCGTTGCGAAAACATTGCAGATTGATATGGTGGGTTTTTGTTTTCAAAGGCCCTCGGGTCGGCGCCCCGTTGGCCCCGACCCGAGGCGATACCCCTGCCAAGGAGAGGTTTGTCCATGAAAAAAATTCTGCATGCGTCCCTGCTCGCCTGTCTTCTCGTGATGTTGTCGTTCTCTTCGGCCCTTGCCCAACGCACAATCACGGATCAGCTCGGCCGGACCGTAACCATCCCGGACTCGGTTTCGCGGGTGGTGGTCCTCCAGCATCAGACGCTCGACATCATGATCCAGCTCGGCACCCAGGACAAAGTCGTGGGCGTGCTCGAAAAATGGGATAAATATCTGCCCGGCGCGGCCAAGACCATGCCCGACATCGGCTCCATGCCCACCCCCGGCGGACTCGATACCGTGAACATGGAGGCGCTACTGGCCCTCAACCCCGACTTGGTCTTCGTTACCCACTACGCGCCCAAGGACATGATCCAGCAGATCAGCGACGCGGGCATCCCGGTGGTGGCCGTGTCCCTGTTCGATGCGGCCGGCGACGAGGCCGCCAAGCTCAATCCCGACCTGGCCGACGCCCAAACCGCCTACGACAAGGGGTTGCGCGACGGCGTGCTGCTCATCGGCGAGATCTGCAACAAGCAGGAACGCGCCGCCCGGCTCATGCAGGTCGTCGATGCCAACCAGGCCGTTCTCAAGTCGCACCTGGGCGACATTCCCGAGGCCAAGCGGGTCAAATGCTACATGGCCCGCAACAACCTGCATACCTATGGCGCGGGCAAGTACACCAGCGTGATCATGGAGCGCGCAGGCGGCGTCAACGTGGTCGCCAAGGAAATCACCGGCTTCAAGGAAGTGACCATGGAGGACGTCCTGCGCTGGAACCCCGAGGTCGTCTTCATCCAATGGCGGCACCGCTCCGCCGCCGAGGAGCTGCGCAACAATCCAGCCTGGCAGCAGGTTTCGGCCATCAAAAACGGACGCCTGTACATCTGCCCGGAATACGTCAAGCCGTGGGGCCATGCCCTGCCCGAATCCATGGCCCTGGGCGAGCTGTGGATGGCCAAGACGCTCTACCCCGAGAAGTTCAAGGATGTTGACCTGAACGCCATGGTCCAGTCCTACTACAATGAATTCTATGGCATTCCCTTCAAATAGACCCTACCCCCGGCGGCCGCGCCCGTCCCTGAGCGCCCTGGCGTTATGGGGCGGCACGGCCGCTGTTTTCTGCATCGGCCTCGCCTGGGGCCGCTATCCCGTGCACCTGCCGGACCTCCTGCGCATCCTGGCCCACGGCGCCGGGCTGCCCGTGGAACGCGACTGGCCGGGCGTGCTGGAGACCGTGGTTCTCCAGGTGCGCCTGCCCCGCGTGCTGGCGGCCATGCTCATCGGCGGCGGGTTGTCCGTGGCGGGCGCGGCCTTCCAGGGGCTGTTCCGCAACCCGCTCGTCTCCCCGTACATCCTCGGCGTGGCCTCGGGGGCCGGTTTCGGCGCGGCCCTGGGCATCCTGCTGTGGAACTCCCCCTGGCTCATCCAGGGATCGGCTTTCTTTTTCGGCATGCTCGCCGTGAGCGCGGCCTGGGCCATGAGCAGGCTGTACCGCTCGGCGGGCCCCATGATCATC
Protein-coding regions in this window:
- a CDS encoding HAMP domain-containing sensor histidine kinase; amino-acid sequence: MNDLDKDHALTSDSLLELTDDERIALVVERIETKFLDYDGYDFSRHQILALNIFFELSQEVRGREMFYAVCMAIPKALFGLESTMYLLEDEETFALAACSSGKCDRDSTRPWNEFMNDRLTIQGESMYLPIRGNPEYNDMLAFEPPHNLLGSFVMRPCSGLPGHARLFLEKYVNRVGYQLHHRIIRARNREHIAFIKSMVQDIGHNVIVPNMYFKLYFNRLKRKIEQLHLTTTAILTELNRNANRDLVREGNRLAEIAGGIEGQYQEIYSHYESTSMFLETLLRRRHFEEGRYVLEKRDVNLRTTVIDPVIERFRHRFEEQRIHLALAPECPEDRVIRLALDRGLISQVLDNLLSNALKYTERTSVPEGGKEKHATYGWKVLDDFFGPGKSGIRLWITSSGGPLDLNEPMDVFKPGFRADNVAHKSGTGRGLYFVRQVVELHGGRVFYAHTDQGNEFSFVLPFEQA
- a CDS encoding LysE family translocator — encoded protein: MNLDTYLVFLAATVVVLLIPGPTVMMVVGSSLSQGRRAAVPLVLGVGLGNAVAAGASLAGLGVLLATSAELFSIFKWAGAAYLVYLGVKAWQADPNAGTEPDCVRPASRRTHLLNACLVTATNPKAIVFLCAFLPQFISPDRPQLPQLLILEITVQILTMVVTLFYALLAVKARHIVADPRSMKRLNRVGGTALIGAGILTAALKRA
- a CDS encoding AI-2E family transporter, producing the protein MFESGKPYTLDSVVRMVLGAGIFIGAIWLLGYLSGVLVPFVAALLVAYLLNPMTCFIEKRVGSRGVAVLLTILLLLAATAGVLLLLVPMMVNEFAHMGQVLSRLVSNTEFADKVAAHLPPDIWAWVRETAQSSEVRDLFTAQGALNAAKAVLGNVVPGIRGVAVGAINAAAGLFGVFVILLYVIFLLADFGRIKAGWQDYLPAPYRESVTGFLDEFEKTMGLYFRGQIIVCLIVGVLMAIGFVLIGLPLGLVMGLLIGILNIAPYLGVAGAVPVLFLAGLSSLEAGESVWMGIGLAVLVMGVVQVIQDAVLVPKIQGESLGLSPWLILLSLSIWGKLLGFLGLLIALPMTCLCLSYYRRLLARRAGAPAPDPVSEAD
- the serB gene encoding phosphoserine phosphatase SerB; translation: MEKIILVHVTGGDRPGLTAELSGVLAGYDVDVLDIGQVVIHNFLTLGILIRLPANSQPVLKDLLFKAHELGVTMRLHPLDEGQYASWVGEAHRPRYIITLLARSVSSAQIAAITKVVSEAGLNIDTIYRLSGRVPLDCNDYECSRGCVEFTVRGTPNDVAGLRAKFLEISSELMVDIGFQEDNIFRRNRRLVAFDMDSTLIQAEVIDELAKEAGVGDKVAAITESAMRGELDFKQSLRKRLSLLEGLDESVLKRVADRLPMSEGAEKLISNLKNVGYKIAILSGGFTYFGDILRKRYGIDYVYANELEIKDGKLTGKAVGDIVDAQKKAELLQSIASQEGISLQQVIAVGDGANDLPMLNLAGLGIAFHAKPKVKQGARQAISTLGLDAILFLLGMRARDVV
- a CDS encoding polymer-forming cytoskeletal protein encodes the protein MGLFSSKKTKENSELNAFLGVGTEYKGKLDFVGTVRIDGRFEGEITTEGVLILGRKASIVGVVRVGQLNSCGEILGDVHVKEKAVFEKTSVLKGSLDTPVLVVEKGALVEGTICMTMGAAVETKPKVVSANFGGGAVKPVARELEVAKTGSDNNGA
- a CDS encoding GNAT family acetyltransferase, whose product is MTNDIYISTYDDARHRDRVSALWCEVFGYPAAYNDPAYVIDRKIAVDDLFWVAEAGGADASVLGSVMAGYDGHRGWIYSLAVAPAERGRGLGSRLLDHALSALKGIGCVKVNLQVLESNEAVRRFYEANGFHVEPRVSMGRILE
- a CDS encoding D-lyxose/D-mannose family sugar isomerase, producing the protein MKRSQINALIQDAKTFFDSFRFALPPWGFWSPEQWKGKGGSEVVRNQLGWDLTDYGAGDFASRGLILFTIRNGNLATGHPKKYAEKIMIVRENQVCPMHFHWSKTEDIINRGGGNLVIELYGSTPGEALAKEPLAVSVDGFTRIVQPGGTVVLSPGESIFLEQGMYHRFYGEPGKGKVLVGEVSSVNDDNTDNRFLDPQARFPEIEEDEAPLHLLCTDYPDYV
- a CDS encoding ABC transporter substrate-binding protein; this encodes MKKILHASLLACLLVMLSFSSALAQRTITDQLGRTVTIPDSVSRVVVLQHQTLDIMIQLGTQDKVVGVLEKWDKYLPGAAKTMPDIGSMPTPGGLDTVNMEALLALNPDLVFVTHYAPKDMIQQISDAGIPVVAVSLFDAAGDEAAKLNPDLADAQTAYDKGLRDGVLLIGEICNKQERAARLMQVVDANQAVLKSHLGDIPEAKRVKCYMARNNLHTYGAGKYTSVIMERAGGVNVVAKEITGFKEVTMEDVLRWNPEVVFIQWRHRSAAEELRNNPAWQQVSAIKNGRLYICPEYVKPWGHALPESMALGELWMAKTLYPEKFKDVDLNAMVQSYYNEFYGIPFK